The Microbispora sp. ZYX-F-249 region GTGAGCGAGCCGGAGGCGTCGGTCACCGCCGTCGCCCCGGGCGTGCGCCGCGCGTGGTCGCCGACGAACGCGTGCAGCGGCCGGGTCAGGTCCATCGGCATCCGCGTGCCGGAGACGACGGGCCCGGTCACCGGCTCCAGCGGCACGGCCGCCGCGGGCGCGTCGAGGTCGGCGAGCATGCCCTCCAGCAGGGTGAGGTACCAGCCGGTGACGCGCCGGGCGGTCGTCTCGTCGAACAGGTCGACGCGGTAGGCGAGCTCGCCCTCGTACGTCTCGCCCATGTTGTCCAGGGCGAGGTTGAGGTCGTACTTGGTGGTGCGCAGGGGGAACTGCACCTGCTCGGCGGACAGGCCGGGGAAGTCCGGCGTCCGGGAGCCGTCCTCCAACACGTTGAGCAGCACCTGGAAGATCGGCGTGCTGGCGAGGTTGCGCTCGGGGTGCAGGTGCTCCACGATGCGGTCGAACGGAACGTCACGGTGGGTGAGCGCGTCGAGCACGGCGGCCTTCGTCCGGGCCAGGAGTTCGCGGCCGGTCGGCTCGCCGGCCCTGTCCCCCCGCAGCACGAGCGTGTTGACGAAGCAGCCGAGCATGTCCGCGGTGCCGGGGTGGAGCCGTCCCGCCTCGGGCACGCCCACCGGCACGTCGTCGGTGCCGCAGACCCGGCCGAGCAGCTCCTGCCAGGCGGCCAGCAACACCATGAACGGCGTGCAGCCGGTCTCGGCGGCGGCCTCGCGAACCCGGGCGGTCAGCGCCGGCGCGAGCCGCACCGGGACGGTGGCGCCCGTCCAGTCGGCGACCGAGGGCCGCGGCCGGTCCACCGGCAGGTCCAGGACAGGTTCGAGCCCGGCCAGGCGACCGGTCCACCAGGACAGGTCGCCCTCCGGCTGCCCGGCGAGCCAGGCCGCGTAGTCGGCGTACTGCACCCGCGGCGGCTCGGGCGGGCCGGCGAGCCCGAGCCGTGCCGCGTACAGGGCGGCGAGCTCGGCCAGCGCGAGGTTCCGCGACCAGGCGTCGAAGGCGATGTGGTGCACGGTCAGCGCCAGCACGTGCTCCCCGGTCGCGGTGAGCCGCAGCAGCAGGGCGCGGGCGGGTGGCTGCGCGTCCAGCGCGAACGGACGGGCGAGCTCCTCCTGCAGCCGCGCACTCAGCAGGGCGTCGTCGTCGAGGTCCTCGACCATGATCGGGACCCGTCCGGCGTCGACGGGGACCGCGCCGTCGTCGGTGAACAGGCTGCGCAGCACCTCGTGCCGGTCGGCCAGATCCCGCACGGCGCCCAGCAGCGCCGCGACGTCCAGCGGCCCGCGCAGCCGGACGACGGTCGGCACGTTGTAGGCGGCCACGTCGTCGAGCTGCGCGAGGAACCACAGCCGGGCCTGCGCGGGCGACAGGGGAGCGGGGCCGCCGTCCGCGTCCCTGACGGGGATCGCCGGGACGGCCCGGGCATGGGCGCGGCGGGCCACCGCGAGCCGGCCGGCGAGAGCGCTCCTGCGCTCGTCGCTGATGGTCACGGCGTCTCCTCCAGGTCGGCCAGCAGCAGGGCCTCCAGCCCGGCGGCGTAGTCGGCCAGGGTCCGCCGCTCGAACAGCAGGCGCACCGGCACGGTCAGGTCCAGGGCGTCGCTCAGCCGGGCCGCCACCAGGGCGGCGGTGGCGGAGTGGCCGCCGAGGGCGAAGAAGTCGTCGTGCGCGCCCGGCTCCGGGCCCTCCAGCACGGCGCTCCACACCTCCGACACCAGCAGCTCGGCCTCGGTGCCCGGCGGCACCCGCGGCGCCCGGTCGCCGGGCTCCGGCAGGGCCGTTCGGTCCACCTTTCCGGAGGCGGTGAGGGGCAGGGCGTCCAGGAGCACCCAGCGGCGGGGGACCATGTAGTCGGGCAGCCGCGTGCTCAGCCGCCGCTCCAGCTCGCGGGTGTCGGTCCCCGGCGGCGCGGCGAGGTAGCCGACGAGGTGGTCGCCGTCGCGCACGGCGACGGCCGCGTCGGCGACGCTCTCCCGGAGCGCGGACTCGATTTCGCCGAGCTCGATCCGGTGGCCGCGGACCTTCACCTGCCCGTCGCGCCGCCCGAGGAAATCGAGCGTGCCGTCGGGCCGCCAGCGGGCCAGGTCTCCGGTGCGGTAGCGGCGCCCGCCCGGCGGGCCGTCCGGATCGTCGGTGAAGGCGGCCGCGGTCAGCTCCGGCCGGCCGCGATAGCCCGCGGCCACACCGGCGCCGCCGATCCACAGCTCGCCGGCCACCCCGGCGGGCAGCATGCGCCCCGCCCGGTCGAGCACGTACGCCCGCTCCCCGGCCAGCGGCCGGCCGATGGACACCCGGTCGCCGACCGGCGCGGTCACCCGGATGACGGTGGAGTAGATCGTGGTCTCGGTGGGTCCGTAGGCGTTCCACAGATCGACCCCGCGGTCCAGCAGGCCGGCGGCGAGGGCCGGGTCGAGCACCTCGCCGATGCTGACCACCCGCACGTCACCGCCCCGCTCCCGGGGATCGTCGCGCCAGCCGGAGGCGACGAGCATGCGCAGCGTGGTCGGCGTCGCCGTCATCAGCGTGACCCCCGACTCCGCGACGCGCCGCGCCACGGCCCGCCCGTCGAGCGCCTCGTCGCGGCCCAGCAGCTCCAGCCGCAGCCCGCGACACAGGCTCACCCACACGTCGAAGCCGAACACGTCGAACGAGAACGGCGTCAGGCCGAGCATCACGTCGTCCGGCCGGACCCCCGGCGTGACCGTCATCGAGGCGACGAATGCCGCGAGGTTGCCGTGGGTGATCTCCACACCCTTCGGCCTGCCGGTGGAGCCCGAGGTGTACAGGACGTAGGCGAGGTCGCCGGGGTCCACCTCGACGCCGCCCGGCGCCGCCTCCGCCGGGGGCAGGTGAGCCAGGTCGACGACGACGCCGCCCAGATCCCGGGCCACCGCCAGCCCCTCGCCCGCCGCGACGATCACCTTGGCGCCGCAGTCGTCCACCTGGTCGCGCAGCCGCCGGAGCGGATGGCCGGGATCGAGCGGGACGTAGGCGGCGCCGGCGAGCAGCACGCCCAGCAGCGCGGCGGGCAGACGACGGTCGCGCGGCAGGCACACCCCCACGCAGGAGCCGGCGGACTCCGGTCCCAGAGCCGCGGCCACCCGTCGCGCCCACCCGGCCAGTTCGCCGTAGGTGAGCACGCCCTCCCCGTCGGCGACCGCCGGGGCGTGCGGGCGCCGCACCGCCTGCCCGAGCACCGCCTCCACGACCGTCCGCGGCGCGTCCGCGGGCAGCGGCGCACCGGTTCCCGCCGCCAGCAGCGCCGCCCGTTCCTCCGCGCCGATCACCTCGAACGCCGACAGCGGCCGGTCCGGGTGCGCCAGGACGTCGTCCAGCACGCCGGTCAGACGGCCGGTCAGGGTCTCGGCCGCGGCCCGGTCCAGGTGCTCCAGGTCGTACTCGACCTGCAGTTCGGGCCCGGCCGCCGTGGCGTTGACGTAGACGATCAGCGGGACCTGCACGCTGCCCGCGTCCAGCTCGCCGACCAGGTCCACGCCGACGCCCCCGCGATCCAGCGAGAGGGGCACCTCCGGCGGCTGCATCGAGAGCGTGACGGGGGTCGGCACCCAGCCGGGCGGGCGCTCGACGCCCGCCGCCTCGGTCAGCTCCTGCTCGGTCAGCCCCCTGTGGTCCATCGCGCGGGCGGTCGCCGCTCCCGCCTGCCGTACGGCCGCGCGCAGCGACAGCCCGTCGTCCAGGCGCAGCCGCACCGGGAGCACGTCGACGAGCACGCCGACCACGCCCTCCAGCCCCGGGGTGGCGCGGTCGGCCACGGCGGCGCCGAGGACCACGTCCCGCCGGTCGGTCAGCCCCGCCACCAGCATGCCGAGCACGGTCAGGTAGACCGCGAACGGCGTGGCGCCGCAGCCGGCCGCGAGCTCGCCGACCCGCGCGACCGTCGCCGGGTCAAGGCGGCGCACCAGGCGCTCACCGCGCAGGCGGCTCGGCCGGTCGTCCCGGCGGAGCAGCAGCTCGTACGGCGGGACCGCCCCGGCGAGCTCCCGGGCCCAGAAGGCCCGCAGCGCCTCGGTGTCCCGGGTGGTCTCCTGCTCGCGCACCGCGACGTCGCCGATCTGCAGCGGCGGCTCCGGCAGGAGGACCTCGCCGCCGCCCGCGAGGCCGTCGAGGAGCTCCCGCATGACGATCCCCAGCGACGCGCCGTCGAACACGGTGTGGTCGGTGAGCAGCACCAGCTCCGCGCTGTCCGGCCCGGACCACAGCAGGGTGGCCCGCAGCAGCGGCGAGTCGCGGGCCAGGTCGAAGTCGTGCGCGACCGCGGCCCGCCGCAGCTCGTCGGCCTCCCGCGGGCCGGCCGGTCGATGCTCCTCGAGCGGCACCGGCGACGGGGGGACGACCTCGACGGCGAC contains the following coding sequences:
- a CDS encoding amino acid adenylation domain-containing protein, producing the protein MADTLASFEQAHKAFERQARRTPDHTAVVSGTTRTTYADLNAQANRIAHELISRGVRRGSAVGVCLHRDENLIAALLGVWKTGAAYVPLDPAYPPERLEFMIEDAGVSHTVTSAELAARLPRREVVLLGDAGDRPGSDPDLPGDPADLAYVIYTSGSTGRPKGVAIEHRNVMTLLRWDAGYFTAGELAGFLASTSVCFDPSVPQLYLPLLLGGTVSMADNPLALHTLPARDEVTMISAAASALTALLREPLPPNVRTVLSSGEPVSRALADRVFANPGVRRMVNLYGPTECTVHCCAHEIARDEPGEPPIGTPYAWSELSVRGAGGEALGDGELGELWVAGPLVGRGYLNRPELTAERFVTDAEGVRHYRTGDLVRREGGVYHYEGRIDDQVKVAGFRVELGEVRGRLERHPLVGQAVVLAPADGEGTRRLVAYVEPAGPGLDDLDESRLRAWLREWLPDYMVPARIVFLDAVPIGPTGKVDRSRLPEVSFSAPRDDTERQRIDTERQRDGGATRGHVAPRDDVERRIAAITAETLGIERAGVHDHFLDLGGHSLAAARICARIEQALGVRVALTTFLARPTVAELAEYVREAAPSAAAGTAAGTVTGTVASTVPPLVRHTGRTRYPLSAGQRGKLLLREVSQNPHATAIAFRLGLRGLTSAEPLRAALNAIVRRHEALRSVVVDGVAVEVVPPSPVPLEEHRPAGPREADELRRAAVAHDFDLARDSPLLRATLLWSGPDSAELVLLTDHTVFDGASLGIVMRELLDGLAGGGEVLLPEPPLQIGDVAVREQETTRDTEALRAFWARELAGAVPPYELLLRRDDRPSRLRGERLVRRLDPATVARVGELAAGCGATPFAVYLTVLGMLVAGLTDRRDVVLGAAVADRATPGLEGVVGVLVDVLPVRLRLDDGLSLRAAVRQAGAATARAMDHRGLTEQELTEAAGVERPPGWVPTPVTLSMQPPEVPLSLDRGGVGVDLVGELDAGSVQVPLIVYVNATAAGPELQVEYDLEHLDRAAAETLTGRLTGVLDDVLAHPDRPLSAFEVIGAEERAALLAAGTGAPLPADAPRTVVEAVLGQAVRRPHAPAVADGEGVLTYGELAGWARRVAAALGPESAGSCVGVCLPRDRRLPAALLGVLLAGAAYVPLDPGHPLRRLRDQVDDCGAKVIVAAGEGLAVARDLGGVVVDLAHLPPAEAAPGGVEVDPGDLAYVLYTSGSTGRPKGVEITHGNLAAFVASMTVTPGVRPDDVMLGLTPFSFDVFGFDVWVSLCRGLRLELLGRDEALDGRAVARRVAESGVTLMTATPTTLRMLVASGWRDDPRERGGDVRVVSIGEVLDPALAAGLLDRGVDLWNAYGPTETTIYSTVIRVTAPVGDRVSIGRPLAGERAYVLDRAGRMLPAGVAGELWIGGAGVAAGYRGRPELTAAAFTDDPDGPPGGRRYRTGDLARWRPDGTLDFLGRRDGQVKVRGHRIELGEIESALRESVADAAVAVRDGDHLVGYLAAPPGTDTRELERRLSTRLPDYMVPRRWVLLDALPLTASGKVDRTALPEPGDRAPRVPPGTEAELLVSEVWSAVLEGPEPGAHDDFFALGGHSATAALVAARLSDALDLTVPVRLLFERRTLADYAAGLEALLLADLEETP